Proteins from a genomic interval of Ptychodera flava strain L36383 chromosome 7, AS_Pfla_20210202, whole genome shotgun sequence:
- the LOC139137046 gene encoding sulfotransferase 1B1-like — protein MSFLKQLAPKFITNSLLSALPESREISALNGLQHMETLPSPRLLKSHLAYKFFPTEALKKKCKIVYVARNPKDTAVSYYHFYKLSPGYGFADGTWDLFFDMFTHGRVDYGDWFDHVLEWWGHTNDDNVLFLKYEDIKKNPRDVVKTIANFLNVTLTENTIKKIVECCSFERMKANPAVNMDRMFKPNYTISPRERNSFMRKGVVGGWRKHFTVSQNTKFDSLYQERMVGSDLEFEW, from the exons ATGTCATTCCTGAAACAGCTTGCTCCAAAATTCATCACAAATTCCTTGTTGTCGGCCTTACCGGAAAGCCGGGAAATATCGGCTCTGAATGGACTCCAGCATATGGAAACACTGCCGTCTCCAAGGTTACTCAAGTCCCATCTCGCGTACAAGTTTTTCCCTACCGAGGCACTGAAGAAGAAATGCAAG ATTGTTTACGTCGCCAGGAATCCCAAAGACACCGCTGTGTCATACTATCATTTCTATAAACTGTCGCCGGGTTACGGATTCGCCGATGGAACGTGGGATTTGTTTTTTGACATGTTCACACACGGGAGAG TGGATTATGGAGATTGGTTTGATCACGTGTTAGAATGGTGGGGTCACACGAATGACGATAACGTACTCTTCCTGAAGTACGAAGACATAAAGAAG AATCCAAGAGATGTTGTCAAGACCATTGCCAACTTTCTGAACGTGACTCTCACAGAGAACACGATTAAGAAAATTGTTGAATGCTGCTCCTTCGAGAGGATGAAGGCAAACCCAGCGGTCAACATGGACAGGATGTTCAAACCGAATTATACTATTTCTCCGAGGGAAAGAAATTCATTCATGAGGAAAG GTGTCGTTGGAGGTTGGAGAAAACACTTCACAGTTTCCCAGAACACGAAATTTGACAGTCTCTACCAAGAGCGAATGGTTGGGTCTGATCTGGAATTTGAATGGTAG